AAACCGCAAAAGAACTATTACTGGATTACCTAAATCATATAGGTAATCCGGATTTCCAGATCGGGCTATTTGCTGATGACGCTGTTTTTGAATTGCCGTACCTGGCCAGTCTTGGCCTGCCAGCCCGCTGGGAAGGGAGAGAGGTATTATACAAGTTTCTGAGTAACCTGCCCAAGACCTTTCCGGGCTTTAAATTCAGAAATATCCAGATTCATATCGACACACCCCAGCAGGCCTTCGGCGAATATGAAGCCACCGCAGTCATCGCCGCCAATGGCAAGGAATACGCCCAGCACTATATGGGCAGGTTGGTCGCTAAAAATGGCAAAATCCAACTGATCCGTGAGGCGCTGAATATGGTGCCGGTGATTCGTGACATCAAAGGTATCGACATCTCCTGATCGATA
The genomic region above belongs to Mucilaginibacter sp. KACC 22773 and contains:
- a CDS encoding nuclear transport factor 2 family protein, which produces MKTAKELLLDYLNHIGNPDFQIGLFADDAVFELPYLASLGLPARWEGREVLYKFLSNLPKTFPGFKFRNIQIHIDTPQQAFGEYEATAVIAANGKEYAQHYMGRLVAKNGKIQLIREALNMVPVIRDIKGIDIS